The following proteins are encoded in a genomic region of Bacteroides sp.:
- a CDS encoding DMT family transporter, whose translation MSADGHIRQYIHLHFIVVLLGFTAIIGALITLPAADLVWFRMFFAFLGLWVFLLWRKIPYRLKGRDMLRLFGIGLVVALHWITFFHAVKVSNVSVTLGVFASATLFTSFLEPALQRRRIFWLEVMIGLVTLTGIYIIFQYEFRYIEGILFSLTSAFLNGLFAVLNRNISLRHHHTVISFYEMLGGFIFITLFFAVTGQLSLSSLSLSGSDLFWLLVLSLVCTSYAFTAIVDIMKVLSAYTVMLAINLEPVYGIIMAYFIFPGAERMSVGFYLGASLIVLSVLSYPYLKRKIRKIPD comes from the coding sequence ATGAGTGCTGACGGTCATATCAGACAATACATTCACCTCCACTTTATTGTGGTGCTGCTGGGTTTTACAGCCATCATCGGGGCCCTGATCACCCTGCCTGCGGCCGACCTGGTTTGGTTCCGGATGTTTTTTGCCTTTCTTGGTCTTTGGGTGTTCCTGCTTTGGCGTAAGATCCCTTACCGCTTGAAGGGGCGCGATATGCTGAGACTTTTCGGGATTGGACTGGTGGTGGCACTCCACTGGATCACCTTCTTCCACGCGGTTAAGGTGTCCAATGTTTCGGTGACCCTCGGGGTGTTTGCCTCTGCCACTTTGTTTACCAGTTTCCTGGAACCCGCCCTTCAGCGCAGGAGGATCTTTTGGCTTGAAGTGATGATCGGGCTGGTGACCCTTACCGGGATTTATATCATCTTCCAATACGAGTTCAGGTATATTGAAGGGATCCTGTTTTCATTGACTTCCGCATTCCTCAATGGCTTATTTGCCGTTTTGAACCGTAACATCAGCCTGCGCCACCACCATACGGTGATCAGTTTTTATGAAATGCTTGGGGGATTTATTTTCATTACCCTGTTCTTTGCCGTGACCGGGCAATTGAGTTTGTCCAGCCTGAGCCTGTCGGGTTCTGACCTTTTCTGGTTGCTGGTGCTCAGCCTGGTCTGCACCTCTTATGCTTTTACCGCCATTGTTGATATCATGAAGGTGCTCTCGGCCTATACCGTGATGCTGGCCATAAACCTCGAACCCGTTTACGGAATTATTATGGCTTACTTCATTTTCCCCGGCGCTGAACGGATGTCGGTGGGCTTTTACCTGGGGGCTTCCCTGATCGTTTTGTCCGTCCTGAGTTATCCTTACCTAAAACGTAAGATCAGAAAAATACCTGATTGA